GCCCATACGATTCCTACCTTTAGCACGGGATCCCCTTCAGCAAGCAAAGGATCCAACTCCTCTAGCTTTAATGTTTTGTCTTTAGGAACTTGCAGATAAGGGGTATGGGTAGGGATGGTTTCTAAGGTCGTACCCAAAAGATGGGGAAGACTCAGGAATGGAGCATGAACATCAAATTCTGGTAGAGGTTTGCCCCGAGCGATAAGTTGAGCAATGCCTGGGATCCCCTGGAATAGCTCTACTAAAACCTCTTGGCATTCCACGATTACTCTTCCGCCCATCTCAGCAACTTGGGGTACATAGCGGATGAACTGTATCGTATCTCCCAGTCCTTGTTCTGCATAGAGCAAGATGGTTTTCCCCGTCAGATCAGACCCATCCCAAAGGGGTTGAGCAAAAGTTCGGGGTGGGATCCCTTCTTGCTTCCAGCGCCATTCATATTCCGCAAAGCCTTGCTTGAGATCCCCCGAAGACAATAAGGCTAAAGAGCGGTTCCAAGGGGCGGAAACACAGTTGGGATCGAGAGCAAAAGCCTGTTCAAAACAAGCAATAGCCGGTAAAAGATTGCCTTGGCTGTGGTAAGCAACTCCAAGGACATTGTAGGCATCTGCATAGTCACTCTTAAGAGCAATGGCTCGTCGCAAGTGAGTAATGGCTTCTTCAACACGGTTTAAGCTCCACAGCACTACCCCAGCATTTTGGTGGGCTTGCGGAAACTCAGGCCGCAGGCGAATTGCCTCTTGGTAGTGGTGAAGGGCTTCTTGTAGATTGTTTTGAGCAAACAGAGCCACGGCCAAATTGTTGTGGGCATCCGCATGATTGGGATCTTGGGCAAGAGCAGCCCGGTAGGCGGCGATCACCTCCTCTAGGTTGGTTTTGGCATTGGCATGATCCGGCTTGAGGGTGAGGGCTTTTTGATAGTGTTGGATAGCTACACTCTGCCGACCTTGTTCCCACAGGGCAACCCCCAAGTTGTTCAGGGCATCTACATGACGGCTATTTAGCTTCAGCGCTTGGCGATAGTGGTCTATGGCCGCATCTAGGTCGGATAAACGCCGATAAGCGCTCCCTAAATTGTTGAGGGCATCCGCATAATGGGGCTTCAGCTTCAGCGCTTCCCGATAATGACGAATGGCTTGATCAATTTGGCCAAGATCCTGCAGGGCATTGCCCAGATTGTTGTAGGTCTCTGGTGCTTGGGGCTTAAAGATCAACGAGCGCTGCAAATAGCTAACTGCCTGAGAGGGATCCCCTTGTTGCCGGGCAATCATGCCCAATAGGCAGAGCACGTCGGCATGGTGAGGCTGCACCCGCAAAACCTGCTGCAAGCGTTCTTTGGCCGTTGATAGGTCTCCTGCTTGGTAAGAGCGGATCCCTTCCGTCAGAACAGCCGAAAGGTCTGAAGTTTCATGACTCATTAACCTCGTCGCCCCTTTCACTTGTTATATTCAAATTATATTCAGGACAAAACCTGTGAAGCTTTTGTCTGCCTTCAATTTAGATCTACATGGCTCTTCTGGCTTTATGGGGATACTACTGAGAAGCCATTAGTGCTAAGGGTTAGTGATAGGGTTGCGTTGCACTGTGTCAACTCCTGACAAGGGAAGGAACTTAGAGATGGAAATAAGCTGACTCCAACTACATTGATATCTAGATATCTGAAATATCTAATCAAAGTCTACGGTCGTTGTTAAGGTACTGGTATTGTTGAAAGGATTCACATCTCCAGCTAGGTTTACTGTGACCGTATTCACAAAGGTTCCTGTTGTAGCAAAGGTTCCTGTAACCTCGAAGAAGATGAAATCAAGGGAGCTAAGGGTACCAAAATTACAGGTCAGGATACCTATACCTGTCAAGGTACAGCGAGGATCCGAGACACTGAAAGCTGAGAATTCAGGGGGGAAGGAATCTGTGAGGGTAACCCCTGAGGTGGTGGAAATAGGTTGATTATTAAAGACGGTGAAAGAGTAAGTGTAAAGCCCTGGCTCGACAAATAGCTCGCCAAACTTATTAACACCAACATCTTGCCCAAAGGTGATGGTTGTGAAATCAATATCGGAGACAGAAGTGGTTTGGTCAGAATCTACCGTCACTGTGTTGGTTAATGTAGAAGGCACAGGGAAGTCAGGCTCGCAGCCGTTCCGTGCTTCTGGGGAATCAATCAGCCCAATACATCTATCCACCTCAGAAGGGAAAGGGACAGCAGCAACGATCTGCAGAGTTAGGGTTGCATCAGGAGCGAGTTCTCCGATCGAGCAAACCACTACATCTGGCCCAGAACTACTGAGGGTACAAGCCGAGTCAGAAGCAGAGATAAATTCCAATTCTGGTGGAAGGGTATCTGTAAGAACGACCCCGGTAGCTGTGCCATCTCCAGTATTGGTAACAGTAATCGAATAGGTGAGAGTTCCTGAAAGAGAATTAAAGAACTCAAAGTCGCTGATAGCGTTGATGCCATCTGTTTTGGAGACCGTGAGATCAACGGTCGTCTCAGGGGGCGGCGGTGGCGGCGGTGGCGGCGGTGGCGGCGGTGGTGGCGGTGGCGGTACGGGAGTGGGAGTGGGCAGAGGAAGCTCCTCGAGCTCCGTCTCGATCGTGCCGTTGCGGGTAACAATCCGTAGAAGCCCAGCGTTAGGGCCAGGAAACAGCAACACCTGTAACCGACAGTCTGGAGGCGTTCCGATCACGAGGAAAGACTGAACTGACTGCCCATTGAAGTTAATGGCAGTCGTATCACAGAGATTTTCTCCCTCGATGAGCAATTGCAAGCCGTTTGGCGTAAGACTAGCGGTAATATCGGTGATAGCAGGGGGTGTGGGGCCACTAACCCGATCAATGCGAAAATTACGCTGAACGGTGTAGCTGAATCCTGCTTGATCAAAAAAAGTAATCTTAAGGGTGTAGTTACGCCCTAGAGCTAGGTCGAAGCTCAAATCAGGGCCACCAGGGCTGCAAGAACCTCCGGGCACTGTTGCAGGGGTACATCCAATTTCTGAAGCAGAGAAACTTTGCTGGAACGGAAGACCCAATGCGCGACCAATGGGTTCAGGAACTGTTATTTCAACTTGAAGGGCCAGCTCAGGTTTCAATCCGTTTTCAAAAGCGATTACACTTCTCTGAAAAAGGCGCTGGAAAAGGAGAGTTGTAGGAACAAC
This is a stretch of genomic DNA from Synechococcus sp. Nb3U1. It encodes these proteins:
- a CDS encoding tetratricopeptide repeat protein, which codes for MSHETSDLSAVLTEGIRSYQAGDLSTAKERLQQVLRVQPHHADVLCLLGMIARQQGDPSQAVSYLQRSLIFKPQAPETYNNLGNALQDLGQIDQAIRHYREALKLKPHYADALNNLGSAYRRLSDLDAAIDHYRQALKLNSRHVDALNNLGVALWEQGRQSVAIQHYQKALTLKPDHANAKTNLEEVIAAYRAALAQDPNHADAHNNLAVALFAQNNLQEALHHYQEAIRLRPEFPQAHQNAGVVLWSLNRVEEAITHLRRAIALKSDYADAYNVLGVAYHSQGNLLPAIACFEQAFALDPNCVSAPWNRSLALLSSGDLKQGFAEYEWRWKQEGIPPRTFAQPLWDGSDLTGKTILLYAEQGLGDTIQFIRYVPQVAEMGGRVIVECQEVLVELFQGIPGIAQLIARGKPLPEFDVHAPFLSLPHLLGTTLETIPTHTPYLQVPKDKTLKLEELDPLLAEGDPVLKVGIVWAGNPDHKGDRFRSTKLEHFQPLLGIPGVRFYSLQKGPKESELKTLPEGEVFDLAPHIQDFADTACLIQQLDLIITVDTSVGHLAGALGKPVWLLLSYSPDWRWLRERKDSPWYPTHQLYRQPSMGDWQSLFQELSQSLTNHVEQRAIFQGSQNLALIGRKPNREPIIHSFAVVVPIFNSSRRGWPIVERTLKSIEASLHYFRENYCYASQVDGQIILVDDASTDDTYSHLENWSKGKSYVALLRHSENRGQAAARNTGANATSSKALFFCDDDDLYFKEHILQCWKTLNTPLTVQTGQDTYWPCRPYPMIVKTGIHLSEQLHLYWQKAVSNTCVINLCLRREAFDFIGGFPEEMAFRQFTYSLEDQVFAKLLSSFFFFTWIENETVEHIRYPGNHFDRQLQRFQATPGQYPEVLSIEQQNLANEIEQIFQSRLENLQQKLEKMRSAT
- a CDS encoding DUF11 domain-containing protein; this translates as MITRVLLKFLLSFRQIPLVILLFLLSSSFVGCGGDSTSTTSFNPVTPSPTQTPPKPSSFSTSTQASIEAAVSGFPNGTRVVPTTLLFQRLFQRSVIAFENGLKPELALQVEITVPEPIGRALGLPFQQSFSASEIGCTPATVPGGSCSPGGPDLSFDLALGRNYTLKITFFDQAGFSYTVQRNFRIDRVSGPTPPAITDITASLTPNGLQLLIEGENLCDTTAINFNGQSVQSFLVIGTPPDCRLQVLLFPGPNAGLLRIVTRNGTIETELEELPLPTPTPVPPPPPPPPPPPPPPPPPPETTVDLTVSKTDGINAISDFEFFNSLSGTLTYSITVTNTGDGTATGVVLTDTLPPELEFISASDSACTLSSSGPDVVVCSIGELAPDATLTLQIVAAVPFPSEVDRCIGLIDSPEARNGCEPDFPVPSTLTNTVTVDSDQTTSVSDIDFTTITFGQDVGVNKFGELFVEPGLYTYSFTVFNNQPISTTSGVTLTDSFPPEFSAFSVSDPRCTLTGIGILTCNFGTLSSLDFIFFEVTGTFATTGTFVNTVTVNLAGDVNPFNNTSTLTTTVDFD